TCGTGGACAACAATGTCTTCATTGAATTTGCACCGAGCAAGCACGCTATCAACCAAACCTACTTTGTCTATGTATATGAGCCTGGTGGAAATCGAATCGAGGTCTGCGCTGGCGGATATCTTGTTCTTGCTCCCGACTGGGAACCTATCACTTGGACCGAGGCGGAGCGCAAACGCGGGCAAGCGTGGGGGAATGCAACTGTACCGAGCTTCCACACCTATGGAACCCCCGTGGTATGAGATAATAGGGGAAAAGTGGTCAGCAAGGCTTGTACTGTCTTGCGTTGTACCAGACTCTTAACGGGTTAGGAAGATTGGATACAAATGGCTGAAGACGAAGTGGTTTTGAACGAAGAAGCGTGTTATGAACGTCTGCGAGATGACATTCGCAACGGTGTGTTGATGCCAAATGAACGGCTTGTCGAGATGGATTTGGCGAAGTCGTTAAACGCTGGGCGGGCTGCCGTTCGGACGGCCCTGGCCCGCTTAGAGCAAGAGGGGCTCGTAGAACGTGAACGCTATCGCGGAGCACGCGTTCGCCTGGTCTCTGAAGCCGAAGCGGCAGAAATTCTTGAAGTTCGTGCTGCTGTCGAGTGCGTCACTGTACGTCACGCAGCCATCAATGCAACGCCGGAGGATGACCGAGTTCTGGAACAAATCGTTGACGAGTTAGATGAGCACTATCGCGCGAATGATCTTCTCAAGTACTCAGACTGTAATGCCAGGTTACACAGGACGCTGATCACTATGGCGCGCCATACCACGGCGGCAAAAGTACTGGATACCTTGAACTCGCAGAGCGTGCGGTTTCAGTACCGCACCATTCTCGCCAAAGGGCGGCCGGAGCGCTCACTCGCGGAACACAAAGCCATTGTTCGCGGAGTTATCAATCGCGATCCGGATGAAGCAGAGTTCGCCATGCGTCAACACCTAGCAGGTGTGCTTGGGGCTCTGCAAGATTTGGATTCACGCATGTAGAGCGAATCGGCAGGTAAGCCACTGCCCCTTTCGTTCACGCGAAATTGTTGACAATATGTTTGACGATCGCGTTAAACAGGCGAATTTGAAGCGAGTCGTGTACAGATGACGGAACGCAATCGTGAAGTGGTGTCAACTCACTTTTCCCGTTCCGTATAAAGGAACAAATAAGTTCACGGTTCAGACAAATGAAATTATTGTTGGGATACAAGCCGAAAGGATGTCTAGTATGGACTGTTGAACAGTCTTCTGGAGGTGTCCCGGGGTAGAGATAGGGCTTGCTGTTATTCTCAAGGGGTGTTTTTTTGCAGTCGAATGATATCGCTTTCATGAAAAATCTTCTTTTATCACAGACTTGAATGCTACGACGGGAAAAAAGTTAAACAAAGAGAGGGTGTCCCTAGCAATGGTCAATGAGCCGAAAAAGTCGTTCTTTCGGTACGAGAATGGCGTTGTGTTGATGATGTTCTTCACGTTTGGGTTCGTCTTTATGGAACGTCTGAGTGTCGTCTACCTATTTCCGTTTATCGCACCCGACCTAAAACTGAACAATGCGGAAATTGGAATGATTGTATCCATCTTGGCTATCTGTTGGTCGTTATCTGGTTTCGTATTCGGGTCCATCTCGGACTTGATCGGGTCAAGAAAGAAAGTTTTATTGCCTATTACGTTAGCGTTTTCCCTGTTCTCATTTCTCTCCGGTATCGCAAAGAGCTTTGGCTCGATGCTGTTGTTACGAGGCTTGATGGGTGTTTCGGAAGGTCCAGTCCTCCCCATTGCACAAGCAGCTGTTGTTGCTGAATCATCGGAAAAGCGCCGCGGGTTTAATTTAGGTTTCGTGCAAAGTTCTCTCGGTCTTATCGGTTCCACCGTTACGCCACTTATCGTTACGGCAGTTGCTACTAAGTACTCTTGGCATGCGGCGTTCTATTTAGTGGGTGTTCCAGGTATCGTCATGTTCTTTATCCTTTTGAAGTGGATGATTGACCCAAGTAAGCGCATGACGAAAGAACAAGCGGCAGCACATGACCACAGAGTCAAACGTGAAGACTACCCAGCCGTTTTTAAGAGCCGCAATGTTTGGGTATGTATGGTCATCTCCGCGTTCATGATGACTTGGCTGTTTGCGTTCACGACATTTGCTCCGACTTATCTCACCGGACACGACAAGTTCACGCCGGAAGCAATGGGGCTTATCATGTCGGCAATGGGACTCGGAACGTTCTTCTGGGGATTCATCGGCCCGGCCATCTCCGACAAATGGGGACGCAAACCAACACTGATTCTATTCGGTTTTATCGCTACCCTATCTCCAGTATGTCTTGCACTCGTTCACGGCTCCATCGCCACGATGATGATCATCGGCTTCCTCACAACGGCTGGACAAGCGACGTTCCCGCTGTTCATGGCAGTGGTTCCGGGTGAATCCTTGAAGCCGAAATACGTTGGTACCGCTGTCGGATTGACTCAGCTCGTCGGTGAGTTTATCGGTGGAACGGCGGC
This is a stretch of genomic DNA from Alicyclobacillus dauci. It encodes these proteins:
- a CDS encoding GntR family transcriptional regulator, translating into MAEDEVVLNEEACYERLRDDIRNGVLMPNERLVEMDLAKSLNAGRAAVRTALARLEQEGLVERERYRGARVRLVSEAEAAEILEVRAAVECVTVRHAAINATPEDDRVLEQIVDELDEHYRANDLLKYSDCNARLHRTLITMARHTTAAKVLDTLNSQSVRFQYRTILAKGRPERSLAEHKAIVRGVINRDPDEAEFAMRQHLAGVLGALQDLDSRM
- a CDS encoding MFS transporter; this encodes MNATTGKKLNKERVSLAMVNEPKKSFFRYENGVVLMMFFTFGFVFMERLSVVYLFPFIAPDLKLNNAEIGMIVSILAICWSLSGFVFGSISDLIGSRKKVLLPITLAFSLFSFLSGIAKSFGSMLLLRGLMGVSEGPVLPIAQAAVVAESSEKRRGFNLGFVQSSLGLIGSTVTPLIVTAVATKYSWHAAFYLVGVPGIVMFFILLKWMIDPSKRMTKEQAAAHDHRVKREDYPAVFKSRNVWVCMVISAFMMTWLFAFTTFAPTYLTGHDKFTPEAMGLIMSAMGLGTFFWGFIGPAISDKWGRKPTLILFGFIATLSPVCLALVHGSIATMMIIGFLTTAGQATFPLFMAVVPGESLKPKYVGTAVGLTQLVGEFIGGTAAPSIGGIAADHFGLAAPLWIAAGGAFVSALIAFGLRETAPIRMKKSGAIVDQEVPAL